Sequence from the Oceanococcus atlanticus genome:
CGCTGAGCGCTGACAGCTCGCCCAGCATGCCGCCCATCGGGGTGCGCGCGGCACCCACGATGACAATCGGATCGGCGCTCATTTCGGGGCCATGCGGATCGCGCCATCCAGACGGATGGTTTCCCCGTTGAGCATGGTGTTTTCGAAGATCTGCTGAGCCAGCTGGGCATATTCGTCCGGCTCGCCCAGGCGCGAGGGGAATGGCACCTGCATACCCAGCGACTTCTGCGCCTCTTCGGGCAGGCTTTCCAGCAGCGGGGTTTTGAACAGGCCCGGAGCGATGGTCATGACCCGGATGCCCGAGCGCGAGAACTCGCGTGCCAGCGGCAGGGTCATGCCAACCAGGCCAGCTTTGGAGGCGGCATAGGCCGGCTGGCCGATCTGTCCATCGTAGGCGGCCACTGAAGCGGTGTTGATGATCACCCCGCGCTCGCCCTTATCGTTCGGCTCGGCCTGCATCATTGCGTGTGCGGCCAGGCGAATCATGTTGAAGCTGCCATTGAGGTTGACGTCGATGATCTTGGTGAACGCTTCCATGGCCAGCGGCCCATCGCGACCCACGGCTTTGGCCGGGGTGCCGATCCCGGCGCAGTTGATCAGGCCGGTGAGCCCGCCATAGGTGTTGATGG
This genomic interval carries:
- a CDS encoding 3-hydroxyacyl-CoA dehydrogenase produces the protein MNLAQSVIIITGGASGLGAATARRLASAGAKLVLADLNEDLGQALASELNAQFVRCNVTSPDDAQAAIDSAINTYGGLTGLINCAGIGTPAKAVGRDGPLAMEAFTKIIDVNLNGSFNMIRLAAHAMMQAEPNDKGERGVIINTASVAAYDGQIGQPAYAASKAGLVGMTLPLAREFSRSGIRVMTIAPGLFKTPLLESLPEEAQKSLGMQVPFPSRLGEPDEYAQLAQQIFENTMLNGETIRLDGAIRMAPK